The following proteins come from a genomic window of Temnothorax longispinosus isolate EJ_2023e unplaced genomic scaffold, Tlon_JGU_v1 HiC_scaffold_550, whole genome shotgun sequence:
- the LOC139824760 gene encoding ATP-binding cassette sub-family C member 4, producing the protein MDATKKFDNPNPRVSANPISKLFFWWLAEIFWYGKDLEMKDVYNVMSADGSELLGNKLEKIVETYIFGLLIWHFDPRATSTQETAYLYASGMIFMMILSVLVNHHANLDLMEIGMRVRIASSSLIYRKILRLYSSTATTPGQIVNLLSNDMSKFEWLFMTLHYIWILPIQVVIIAFLIWQSVGVASLAGVILLIVQTIPLQGYISKWTSKLRLKIAVRTDERVRLMSEIIRGIQVIKMYTWEKPFEGLVNRARKYEIDVLTLISYLRGFTFATYVFTERTTLYFTIMAYVLYGYSISADKVFSVARYFNILQLTMAIWFPMAIAAAAESSVSIKRIEDFLLLNENVPLTQPALTAKETSILMKNVSASWTTTAIVNTLHNINIQIKDSKLYAIVGPVGAGKSSFLQAILGELKLTQGQIHIDGKISYASQESWLFAGTVQSNILFGQPYDKDRYQNVVNVCALTRDFEQLPYGDKTLVGDRGTALSGGQRARINLARAVYRDVDIYLFDDSLSAVDTHVGRHLFNECMNNYLQNKTRILVTHQLQYLKQCDYIIIFNNGQIEDEGTFTALQEKRVTFLEILKKDEEVSEKTKELLKIDTGLTSDIKIKNDNVNDEDTEEAEPQETEELLAKGSLPKSLYWKYLRSGGSTIMIASVLFFTILGQIGSNGCDYWVGYWTTQEEIRFKTMREQQYSTANNFTMSSSMPRSARQIENTSEINNTEFLTTTDYYREDISNDTISSQNFTLNNNGDMYYLDTDTALWIYGGLIIISVVVTTIRNLIFFKICMNAGKNLHNFMFSCVLKAPMSFFDNNPSGRILNRFSKDVGAVDETLPSTMTMSIQTFAVMTGILVQVLIINWWIIFAVIVIFLLFGMIRRVYLPLAQTTKRLEGIAKSPVFSHVNSTLSGLTTIRSTGAQEMIRKQFDEHQDLHTSTYSLIVATGTVFGFTLDANVYRTLLLPGNIFAGNVGLAISQVLILCNMVQYGMRQATETVTQMTSVERIVQFTELEKEGPFESNPTDKPSSNWPSKGEIKFDRVYLRYSESEPPILKSLSFIIESGMKVGIVGRTGAGKSSLISALFHMAKLDGAIYIDNVDTKKIGLHDLRNKISIIPQEPMLFSATIRDNLDPFHKFNDAEVWSALEEVTLKQMVDSLDYRVEQGGSNYSVGQRQLICLARAILQDNKILVLDEATANVDPTTDALIQTTIRKKFEDCT; encoded by the exons ATGGACGCCACCAAGAAGTTCGACAACCCAAATCCACGGGTATCCGCGAATCCGATCAGTAAACTGTTCTTCTG GTGGTTGGCGGAAATATTTTGGTACGGGAAGGACTTGGAAATGAAAGATGTGTATAATGTTATGTCAGCTGACGGCAGCGAGCTTTTGGGAAACAAGCtggaaaa AATCGTGGAAACATATATTTTCGGTCTACTCATTTGGCATTTCGATCCAAGAGCTACGTCTACCCAGGAGACAGCATATCTCTACGCATCTGGTATGATTTTTATGATGATATTGTCAGTTCTAGTCAATCATCATGCGAATCTAGACTTGATGGAAATTGGAATGCGAGTCAGAATAGCAAGCTCCTCTTTAATATACAGAAAG aTATTGCGCTTATACAGTTCTACCGCCACCACTCCAGGACAAATCGTTAATCTGTTGTCAAATGACATGTCAAAATTTGAATGGCTGTTTATGACGTTACATTACATTTGGATCTTGCCTATACAAGTAGTCATCATTGCGTTTCTGATATGGCAGAGCGTCGGCGTCGCTTCGCTAGCCGGTGTAATTCTCTTAATAGTTCAAACTATTCCTCTTCAAG GATACATAAGTAAATGGACCTCGAAGTTGCGTTTAAAAATAGCAGTAAGAACGGATGAGAGAGTACGTTTGATGTCCGAAATAATCAGGGGCATAcaagttattaaaatgtatacttGGGAGAAACCATTTGAAGGCCTAGTTAATCGCGCAAGAAA ATACGAAATCGATGTTCTCACGCTAATATCGTATCTAAGAGGCTTTACCTTCGCCACATATGTGTTCACGGAAAGAACaacgttatattttacaattatggcCTATGTACTCTACGGATATTCTATATCCGCCGATAAAGTATTTTCAGTGGCACGGTATTTCAATATTCTTCAACTCACCATGGCGATATGGTTTCCTATGGCTATAGCGGCTGCTGCCGAGTCATCGGTCTCCATAAAGAGAATCGAg GACTTTCTGTTATTGAACGAGAATGTTCCACTGACACAGCCTGCATTAACTGCCAAAGAAAcaagtattttaatgaaaaacgtTAGCGCTTCATGGACAACTACTGCAATTGTAAACACATTACATAATATCAACATTCAAATTAAAGACAGCAAACTTTACGCTATCGTTGGTCCTGTAGGCGCAGGAAAG AGTTCTTTCCTGCAAGCGATTTTAGGCGAACTGAAATTGACACAAGGCCAAATACACATAGATGGTAAAATATCGTATGCCAGTCAAGAATCTTGGCTGTTTGCAGGCACAGTGCAAAGTAACATTCTATTCGGCCAGCCTTATGATAAAGATAGATATCAGAATGTTGTAAACGTATGCGCTCTTACGAGAGATTTCGAACAACTTCCGTACGGCGATAAGACTTTAGTCGGTGATAGAGGTACGGCGCTCAGTGGTGGACAGCGTGCAAGAATTAATTTGGCGAG AGCTGTCTATAGAGACGTCGATATTTATCTTTTCGACGATTCCCTATCAGCAGTTGACACTCACGTTGGCAGGCATTTATTTAACGAGTGCATGAATAATTACTTGCAAAACAAAACAAGAATTCTTGTAACTCATCAATTGCAGTACTTGAAACAGTGCGactatatcattatttttaataat GGTCAAATTGAAGATGAAGGCACATTTACGGCCCTTCAAGAAAAACGTGTGACctttttggaaatattaaaaaaagacgaAGAAGTTAGCGAAAAGACGAAggaattgttaaaaattgatacAGGTCTTACAtctgacataaaaattaaaaacgataacGTTAATGATGAAGACACAGAGGAAGCCGAGCCTCAAGAAACTGAGGAGCTTCTAGCCAAGGGAAGTTTACCGAAATCGCTTTATTGGAAGTATCTTCGCAGCGGTGGTTCGACCATCATGATTGCCAGTGTTCTATTTTTCACGATTTTGGGACAAATCGGAAGTAACGGTTGCGACTACTGGGTCGGTTACTG GACGACTCAGGAAGAGATACGTTTCAAAACTATGCGCGAACAACAGTATAGTACAGCGAACAACTTTACAATGTCTTCTTCCATGCCGAGATCTGCTAGACAAATAGAAAATACGTCAGAGATTAATAATACCGAATTTTTAACAACCACAGACTATTATAGGGAAGATATATCTAATGATACTATATCGTCACAAAATTTTACTCTTAATAACA ATGGGGATATGTACTATCTTGACACGGATACGGCTTTATGGATTTACGGAGGTCTCATCATTATCAGTGTTGTGGTAACAACAATACGAAAtctaattttcttcaaaatatgTATGAACGCCGGCAAGAATTTGCATAACTTCATGTTCTCGTGCGTACTTAAAGCGCCAATGTCGTTCTTTGATAACAACCCATCCG GTCGAATTTTAAATCGTTTTTCGAAGGATGTTGGCGCGGTGGATGAAACACTGCCTAGTACTATGACAATGTCCATTCAAACGTTTGCGGTGATGACTGGAATTCTAGTGCAAGTACTTATCATCAACTGGTGGATCATATTCGCTGTAATCGTTATATTCCTTCTATTTGGCATGATAAGAAGAGTTTATCTTCCATTAGCGCAAACCACAAAACGATTAGAAGGAATTG CGAAAAGCCCTGTCTTCTCGCATGTAAACTCCACATTGTCGGGTCTGACGACGATACGTTCTACCGGTGCCCAGGAAATGATTCGCAAACAATTCGACGAACATCAAGATTTACACACAAGCACTTACTCCTTAATTGTCGCAACTGGTACAGTGTTCGGTTTTACGCTGGACGCG aatgtCTACAGAACTTTGCTTTTGCCAGGAAACATTTTCGCTGGGAATGTCGGTTTAGCAATTTCGCAAGTGCTCATTTTATGCAATATGGTGCAGTACGGAATGCGTCAAGCCACCGAGACGGTCACGCAGATGACGAGCGTAGAGAGAATAGTACAATTTACCGAGCTCGAGAAAGAGGGCCCGTTTGAAAGTAACCCCACGGATAAACCGTCGAGCAATTGGCCCTCTAAGGGAGAAATCAAGTTCGATCGTGTTTATCTTCGATACTCCGAATCTGAGCCACCCATTCTCAAGTCTCTAAGTTTCATCATCGAGTCTGGGATGAAA GTTGGAATCGTGGGTCGTACCGGAGCCGGGAAGTCGTCCCTGATCTCCGCTTTATTTCACATGGCGAAACTCGACGGCGCTATCTACATCGATAACGTTGACACGAAGAAGATCGGTCTTCACGACTTGAGAAACAAAATATCCATAATACCGCAAGAACCGATGTTATTCTCCGCCACGATTCGAGATAATCTCGATCCCTTTCACAAGTT